The Ptychodera flava strain L36383 chromosome 3, AS_Pfla_20210202, whole genome shotgun sequence region TGTTCACCTATATACTGAACAACAAATTACTTTCAAGACAtatgcaaaatgaaaaaaaaacaaaaacaaaaccgtTGTTTTATTGATATGAAGTTCCtgcaatttacaaaatacatcattaaaaaatttgagattaaaacatgcaaaaccatttaaagtatttatttttcagCATCATCAATCACACTGTCTTGTATTTTCACAAGTTATTAATGACAACAAACCACTGAAAGGTTTTTATCAACAACTACAATGATGAATGGAATCGGAGCATTCGTCATTCAAATCAAGTCTTTAGAACATaaatgacaaattttatcatttacaaGAAACGGAAACCAGAAAGAAGTGTCAAAACTTGAtaaatgtttttacattttgaaataggcttaataaatatttgtcagagCCTATCGATGTAATCCGTGATCtttagttgttgttgtttgttgttgttgttgttaacatatatttcaattatCTGTTGTCGACAGCGACTGCCGATAAGCAAagcaaatgtttgttttatttttttcctgaatGTCTACATTTATTGTATTGCCATGGTACATCATAGAATCAAATtctttagggactggacagaaattacatggaggtgggccggtgtttttcgaaacaccgctgcatcgaaaatagtgacccttcaaaagttcttgcacaaaaattagCAACCTCCCCAAAAAACCGCATTttgttcaagtccccccttcTGACTATATGTCTGATGTCCCCTctcaaaaaaaagacaaaatgtggctgatacaATGTTttatccaaaaaatatataaaattatgTGTGTGTGATAAATCATGTTTGTGTATTATAATTTTGCTTGAAATgacaggtaaaaagtgcattcatgtacaaaaaatgtaatttttagatttcatcgataatgttgattacTTTAcacggtagtctatgagaaaaccaTGAACATATATtatccaatataaaactagcataTCTTTTCATCTATAGACGTtcaataactgatataaatgtacttgattagcagGGTAGTTTACAGTCCATAtgtgaacaagaaatttgattttggaatttcatcgacaatgttgatccactatacacgGGAATGTGTTGaattgacccttcatgacccTTACTAGATTTTCtgaagatcgccctctatctttctcaaggccctctgacacaaaggtcaagcaacttcttggtaaaacaattaaaaggttaaagattaaattacacccAGGCAGACACGTTTTTTCTTCCACTGTCTTAAACcaagtagacatgccacgtgGGTCTCACAAACACTCCAGCCaaagtaggactgtaggcgcaacgatgtaagttgatttccttttatgactttccaattatttagaggacctttttgaatgcagtgcttagatattttaatagaatttagttcttttattccatttactttgaacttgatttgCCTCGACTCTCCGatgtagacaatgaatgaccttgtattttaatctctttatttacccagttttcaccgcttcttgaataaacctatcctaaactaaagcaactgagggtggttatttcttggagtggttggcacttagcggatacaaaagtaactggactccgCCACACTAAACATGgggtctatgacaaaactgaaaatatttttattccaattaaaatatgcactatttgtgcatatatggaccctgaataattgacataattgtacttgattagaagagggtggttacATGTGAATTTGTGTacgagaaatttgattttggaatttcaccgaaaaatgttgatccactgcacaagggagtctatgacaaaactgaaaataattttatttccaattaaaaacatgcactatttgtgcatttatggaccctgaataattgacataattgtacttgattagaagagggtggttacATGTGtatttgtgaacaagaaatttgattttggaatttcaccgaaaatgttgatccactatacattgaaGTGTATgaagaaattatgaatattttttaataCAAACTAGCTAAATATGTTAaattatgcatgcttgattattgatgttAATATTCTTGATTATActaggatggttaaaagttcatgtgtatgcaagaaatattattttggaattacaccgaaatgttgatccactatacattgtaggctatgaggaaaccaCAGATAACACATAGGTTATCTGCTCCCAAATtgatattcaaaagttgtttgaATTGAAGcctccagttgttattgatgacactatgcaccaTTCtaaacagtttgtattctgtcaaagtccAAACAAAACAGAGCGACATGAACTTTGACACCGACCTTATACcccatgtattgtcaatgggagaatgatatcaaataattgtaggggacagttatgcacaacaGAAGAGTTGGTTAGGTAGAATCATAACAACCTAAATCTTTTGcctcaatgtggctgcttggatcatcagtAAAGTGTTTAATATTCCCTAAAACCTGCGCCCGAAGGACGCGCCGAGAATGGAAATCACAGAAAATAaaagtgccagaaggtatttttttcagtattccacaTTCTTCAATACGTTCACATGCAAAGTCAGCTTTGATGCACGAAAAAAGATGACATTTCCtgcataggcttgcacaaaatgttATGACCCTCCAAAAATCCTTGCGCGAAAAAAGGCGACCCACCCCGAAAAACCACCTCTTCCTTTGGGGGTCAATGACCACCCTATGTCGAAACCTTATGAACAATTCTGTGAAAAGGATAAGTAACAAATATGCTTAGAAATAGCGCCCTtctaattagaggttattacttattatatcataccagtatattgaaatgCTGCGATCTGATTAGTCGAGACGCGATaacaaccatggtatattggcgatataccatggcaGGCATGCGcatgagctctcagcttgagtaaaaatccgtttttgacgttccaagtcagaatttcaatatactgttatgatataacagcaataatcacacccagcgacggtataccactcgattttgaccagttaactTCATATATGCATTCGCTATCGCTCgagcatatatgtcgtgaactgtcAAAATcccgtggtataccatcgctgggcgtgctttattgcttaaatatcgcCTATTCCTCTGTTGTGACAGCAAGAGTTTCATTTGTGCTCCGTCAGACACGAGACCAAGTCGTGTGTCTGACAcggcacaaatgacacgaatacTGATACGacgcaaggaacaggcgatattgggtaatatccgatttatcatatacccatgcccgtAATATCGCTCATAGTAAAAACAATCTTAAATTTTGAGGTTTACTTTATTATGCCTTGCTATGTCAACAGGCGTCGCACGCTATCTTGCAACGCGCTCGCTACCTGTTTGGAGTAGGACCGTAccgcgccgtgcgaacggcagaatgtttgaaatagcttttgaattttgaacaaaaaaccaTGGCGAACTATTATGAGCCTTAACatgttatttccgtattttAGCAACCCCGAAATACCCATGTTCCTCAAAGCCCCTTAAATTAAAGTTTTATGTAGGCGAAATCTCTTCGTAGGCAGTGATCGGcaatcattttgtttgtttaagttgtttaccatcaaattgcaaatgtagttcGAGAATACTCTAAaaccgatgacgtttatcgAGCATGTCTCGCCGTtaaccgtgaaatatcacggctgacaTTTTACTGTAAACGTCACAAGGATGAAGCGATATGGGcgtgggtatatgataatggaTGCAATGCAACTGCATTAAATACAACTGATGCAAAGACGACCTATAAGGTGTTATTGGATGAACCCGGCGCATTGTCATCATGTAAATGCTCAGCTCTCTCCTGTTGCTCCCGGCGTATTTTTGAGGTCTTGGCATGGTCTATGGTGGCATACAGTACTGGATCTGACTGGCGTTCACGTATTCTTCCAGTGTGAGGCTGTTTTCTACCAAAGTGCTCCAATTCAGCATAAATGAGTCCTTCCACGTTTGCCTTCAGCTGTTTGGTTTAAAGGTATATAAATGTAGGAGTTAAACTACGAGGACAGAAAAATGTAATTCTAGGAATAATAGACACACAATAAGAAGAACGGGGGAGGCTGATCCACAAAAGGGAAGTATGGGACATATTGTGGAGACGTCAAGTGACAAGACGCGCTGGAGATATAGACTTCTATTAAATGCACCTTGTTTGGTACAAGCATGTTGATAAATACATGCACACACCAAACATTATtgcattaattttctttttggcAAGATATaatgttttcagaaaacacTCTATTATCAGTTCCACTTTGATTCCTACTTGTCAAAAGTATCATGCTCTGAAATTAAACAAAGTTTACAATATGCAACATCAAATGATAAAAGGGAGACAAACCGTTCTGAAGTCTTATTTCTTTTTGTAAGTAACAACTAAAATTATGTGCACTTTACTTTCAAGCGTGAAATTGCCAAGAAATGAAATGAGTTACACCTTTTTCCTTGGCAGCTCTGGCCTCGGGTCTGACGCTGTTGATGTGCTGCTGCGTGATATCCCTTGCAAATTATCATACGTATTGCCGTCGGAGTCTTCTGTTGCTGATCCGTCGTTTGGGAAATATGAATGTTGCTCAGCTGTTAGTGCTGTTGCTGCGTGATCACCTTCTGGTAGTTCCAGGCTGCTTCCAACATTGCTACGCGATGGCAAATTTTCGAACAGACCTCGCGCAGTTTCAACATGGTCAAGTTTACACTTTGTCGGTGTTCTGTTCGCATTTTCAATGTTTGCATTGGTCTTTGATTTTTCGAGATTGTTGCTGTTTGTCGACGTATTTTCCTTAAGAGGAACGGGGTTTTCCAATAGCGCATAGCAGGAAGCATCTTCGTCCTCTGTCAAGCTTTTTCTTCGTGACTCAGGGGATGCTGGTCTCGAAGTAATGGTTTCAGATTGAATTTGAAGTTTAGGTGATTTTGCAGATATTTCTTCATTCCGTTTCACAGCAGAGTGTTCTAGAATTtagaaaaattcacattttaaaacatttcaaaaaggGTTAGTCGTTTTTTAATGTATCTTCTACATTTAAACGGTAGCCATCTACATTCAGAGATTTCAACATCATGACATTTGTACTACGGACGTACCTTCTACATTTGTAAAAAAGGGTGGTGCGTTTCTCTGCTCAGGGACGTTTGGTAAATTCTTGTAAGGCTGGATAACATCACATGTTAAATCTACAGGCACGAAGAAAGAAGACAAGTGTTAACAAATTAATGTTCATGTAATGGCATAGATGTGTACCTTACCTTTAAATGGACACTTACTCTAATCAGTCATAAGCAGAATATTTACATTTCGAACAATAATTTTCCAATGATAAACGTAATGTGTATTTGGCTTCTTGCTATAGAAATTCCACTTTTTATAAGTCGAATCGCACGCCCGTGTCTAAAATTTGGTAGTGTCTTATGATATTTGCTATGAGGGTCACGCAGAATAAAGCTGAAAAACAATGGTGGCAAGTAGGGCTATTTTTCAAAGATTTACTTTGCAAAAACTATatgaattgaaatttgacaaggaAATTATATTTTGTTAAAGAATagtgttattttcattttctatcCGCGGATTTTTATATGCCGAGTCATGTGCGTCAACATACGCTATTTCAAGTATATGACTAGTCACCATGATAAGAATACTGGCTTTGGCAAAATCATTACGCCACTGTTATGTTGATCTTTGTAGAATACAAGAGTATCGGGAAAGGGTAATCATCGCATTCATATAGAGAAACCATGAAAATATAATGAAGACAATATCAGTGAAAAAGTACGTTCAGGGTGTACACCATAATATTAAATTGACTTTACCATCGTCGAAAGGACCTTGCTGTCGTACGCCTTGATTTCGATGCATTTGTCCGGTTCTCTGCTCAACGTTTTCTGTAAATGAGTTAAAGCAGGAGAGACAGTTATCAGATTTATAATTAGTTTTACTGTTTAAAAAGCTTTCGGCAATTATTTATTATCTATAATATTTCCTCTTATATTGAACTCAGCAAGGCTGATAATTTGTTGATAAAATCGTCAAAAACTTAGGTCGGTAGTCTTGATGCTGATTTCATAAAACTCGTAGATAGCGAACATGATAACAAACGGTAAACGATCATGAAAACGCATTTGATTTTGATGCCCTACAATACTGTCAAATGTTTCTAAGACAACACTATGACTTCAAATACTGACTGTCTCTCTTTTAGGATATTCATACGTGTCGGCATAACCAGGATATAAGCAAATGAACATTGTCAGTTGTGTCGAAACAAAGATATCGTGCACAGGCACACCGTGCACTTGCATCATTCAATGAAAGATATCGTGCACAGGCACACCGTGCACTTGCATCATTCAATGAAAGACTGCAtaatatttaatttcattttgtgatAACCTTTCTCTCTGTAAAATGCTAAGAATAACATATTACAGAAAATATAAAGTGATGTTTAAAGAAACAGCAATATTTTTCTGATAACGTTACAAACCGTGATACACACCATGCAGTGGAGTTAATTCTAGCGGATCCTTGTGATGAGATTCCCTGAAAAGTTAATGAAGGAAAAAACTGTCATATTACGGAAATGGGACCAACATTAAACTGAAATCATGAATATTAGATGGATTTTAAGGGCTTCAATTAAACTGCATATCTTAACATTTCATTCCTTTGTCGCTTGATAACATGCTTACAACGTAAACCTTATCATTCTCAACTACTCATCATCAACATTGCTTGCTTATCATACTTTCAATTCGCTCATCATTGGGGATTGTACATTCGCTACAATATATGGTTTCCTTTGTATGACTGAGGGCACAAGACGTTACTCTTACGATCATAATATACATACCTTCCCCTTTCTCTCGGTTCTGAGAATAAGGAAGAAACAGATTGCATATAAAAGAGAATTAAAAAACTGTAACAGTAGACGTGCATGTTATAAAGTATTTAATTGCTCAACAAACCACAAATAATATTTCCTTTCAGCTGCTTTTAtgaatctttacattttttggTTCCCCAGCATTTGGTATCAACAGACGTGAAATGTGGCAAATCGACTGAGTTTTCTCCAGATTATAGCATTTTGGATAAACTATGGGGAAGGGTACCTGGCAAAGTGATAACATGTGGGTCACAAGAGACAGTGAGTTGTTGGATTTGTAATGCATTATTCTTTTGCATATTTGAGCCGAAGAAAAATCTTTCAGGTTGATATAAAAGGTTTCCCAGTCATCATTAATGACAGTGCTTTGGATCAGAAGAGAAAAGAATTCActatgaattgaaaaaaaaatatgatgacATTTCCTTGTGATTTAATCTAAGCTACTGACTGATAGGTACATGTGTCTAAATAGCCTCAAATAGTTATGACTAACTAAACCCATTGGATTACCTTTCCTCTTTCTCCTCTGATTCTTTATGACGAGCACTGTCAGAACTGCCAGTACAGCAAACACGATACAGATTGCACCGATTATTGGATAAACACGTGATTCAAACTGCTGTGCAGCAGGGATAGTTGTTACTGCAATTAAAAGTagaaacaattacataataaactgatgaatgagagagagagagagagagagagagagagagagagagagagagagagagagagagagagagaggctgaCCGTTATAGTAGAAATAGCAAACGTACATATCGGTTAGTAAAtatcattatcatatacctagattcacgtacccatgtaaacctatgggaaaaggcgctcttacaggtgtgtaataagttgccgtatcacgcccaggcacactttgcccaaataaggtagtgtgcgcgctttttcgaactttttcgttgtcgttgctacgcgcgttgctatccacgtacattccattcgaaagcacgtcagcgcgagattcgaacccgtttctatgcgcttcgcttgtagttttgaagcaaattgtagacagttcgaatcttattccgatcaaaattggtttaaaacaagtgcttgatggtctcctctcaatgttttgctgagaaagtgtattttaacgagcaggatcaactactcatctgtgctcattctgtagtgacattggcgttcgcatagaacaagctcgtgacgcgttccacaacagaacaaatgacaacatcgtacatattaatccgcaaagttgcgtggctcatgttttttttaatttacgcccataactttaacaaattttattgataaatagtGAAACATATCTCAACCGTTCAATAAGGTaaatgataaaacctttacggcccagatacgggttttgcggacctcggtcgtacggcgtacgggccctcgcacgctcgggcccttccgccgtacaacctcggtccgcaaacccgtatcagggcctTAAAGATTAATGCATTATAGTATCTCATGCAATATTGTTcgaaacatatgaacaatatttatatttgaatgaaaatgtttgagCTTTTCTGGTCATTCAAATGTGCACTGTTTATGAAGAAATACATTCACGAAAAGGACAGGGACATTTCAAAATGCCATGACACAAGagtcgtcaattagagaaaaTTTATACAATTTATCATGTTTCCTAATAACAATtacacaaattttttttttcataaaaatgaatccgatgaaagaggtttGCAAAAATCGTTGTGATtccgttgttttgttcgatgacaacaatgtttgaaaatttacttttctatcatttttttaaaaattgcagctgtaaaaatttcgatttctttacactttcctaataattactctcatcaaattttcccattttagttccaatcgtgttggatACTTCTGAACACAATAGCAAGTTTTTCAACGGGGcagtagtttttcaaaatcgTCTCCTTGCTGTTtcataacaaacaaataaatagacaAAAACGAGTCCCACCTTCTTGAATTCCAAATTTAAGATGACCATTTCTTTCGTTCGCCTCTGGGCGGTAAAACGCTCAATTTTTCAGTCCTTATTTCCTACCGAAATATCTACTCAACTTATTaaaaattcattagccagtagtTGATTTATTATACAAGTTGATTCGTTGGGCTGGTTTTGtttctgaaatgaaatcttAGGAAATCACATAGAATTTTTCATCTTAACACAGAAATATTTCTAGTTTTAGACGTTCTGATGAGCGTATTTGGCATTTATCAATGCAATTTCATTGGTATAATGTTCGGGTCTGGAAACTGTCTCAAAAGTAAAATTGAGACATAACGTTGACAGATATTAATAGAAAATACTTGTAACAGctttacaaagattacattctGCCCTTGCTGTTGACGTTCAACTTCTGTTGTGCTTACCTTCTACCAATAGCGTCAGCGCTGAACTTCTGTTTTCTCCGATATCGTTTTTGCTGACAACTGTTATGTTGTAACGTGACCCTTCAACCAAGCCACTTATATTGACAGAGATGTCTCCCAACTCATTGTCATTGATTTCTTCAGTCGTTTTCTTGACACCTTCAGGCAATTGTACATACTCTACGTAGAATTTTTGATCATTGCCACCGTTAAAACCCGGTGTCCAATGCACAGTTGTGATGTCCGCCATTACACTGATCTTGATATTTGAGACTGCATCCGGAGCAGCTGCTGCGATATTAACAAACACAAGAAAAAAATAGCATGAACTAGTATAGGACTGTCATATATGCAATATGCTAAAATATGAACAGCGATAGCTGATTAGAcgcaaacaaacacacaagcACATGAAAAATGATTGTGCATGATATTCATGACCTAATGCGTCAATGTGAATACGTTTTTACAGTCAACTTACATATTCTTGAGAGAATTATGACAATCTCGACATCTCCGTGTTTATTTTCACCTCTGCAATAATATCTCCCATAATCGCTATTGCTGACATCTTGAATGTACAGCGTGCTTTCTTGCATTAATTCCTTTAGGTCTTCTTCGACATAGCGTCTGTTATCGTCAGGTTGTAATTCACTTCTGTCTTGGTCATACCATTGCATAGATAAGGTTGGATTGCCTTTCATCTGACATTGTAGAGTAGCAGTTTTACCGACGCTCACTGCTACTCTTCTGGTAAATCTTTCATCGGCGGGAAACGGCGCATCTTCAAACATAaagtttattgattttttaagaaATCATTTACCACATACGCAAATTTTCTTGCTCTGAAAAGGAACAAACATACATTTAAATAATACTAGTACTGTTCATTACTCACAATGTACATCCAAGTTTATCTTCTTTGACTCATATGTCTGTCCTGAAAAAATCCGGCTGGTTGCTACACAGTGTATCGAACGGCCGTTGTGCTTATAGGTTAaattgatatgaagtttttcttCTGATATTGTACCGTTGAAGTAACCATCACTGTGTTCTGCTTGATTCGATGACTTCATTTCACGATCGTCCATGTACCACAATATATCGGCGGGCGGATTACTGCTACAGGAAGTACACTGAAGCGTCAACAATTGATCTACTATCAATTCTGTTCCTGGGGTTGTTTTTGTTAGCTGAGTAAGACAGTTTTCAGTATGGTTCGGCGGAACTGTAAAGAAGTGAAATAGAAAATCAAAACGGGTAATGTAATTTGACACAAAtaatcttttttctcaaaaccaCTCGATTTGCTTACTTAGTAACTTAAAATCACCATTTCGAAAAGATGATCACAAATGATTTTTAGGCAAAAAAGGTGATCAAGAAACATGTTTTGTCAACCACGTTTACAAAACCTTTCAAGGTAAATTATAATTAAAAGTATCCTTACAGAAAATAGACATAGTAATTTCCTTTGAGAATACAATCGTTGTATTAGGGAAATCCTCAAGGCTTGCTGAACATTGTATCTTTGCTGCATTGTCGCTAGGTGTAACTTTATATTGCAATTGTTCTTTCGTTATAAATCCATTGTGTCCGCTACTTTCCTCGGTAATCGTCGTAATGTTGATAACATTAGAATGTCCTTTTAAAGGTGAACCGTTCTTATACCACGTGACGGTCGAATCTGGATTACTCCGGCTTGTTGTGCATGTAAGCGTCAAAGACTCGTCTGTCTTTTTAGTCGTGTTACCAGTAAGAAAGACTTCCTTTGGCACATCTTTAAAAAGCAATGAGATGAAGTAAATAATGacttattttcagtattttaaaatctgtaaaatcTTAAATTCGTACAACATATACTTTAAAAGGGCATTTCAAAACAACGGTGGTTCGAAATCAAAATTTCTGCAAATAATAATGATTATTAAATAATAACGTGAAAAACGCACTCGAAATACTTTTTGAAACACATACCATCGTCCCGTATGTTATAACTGCATGACGATAAAACTAAACGAAATAAATAAGATTGAAAAGGAGACAAATCTAGCCTTCTAGAGGGAAGGTGCTGTAAGTTTATACATTGTCTGGATTAGTtataatttcaaggaaattacaataatacGTTTTTGAATTTGTCTTTTTATGCCTATCTGTTTAAGTGTTTGTGTCCTTTCTGTCATCTTAATATGTTTCTCACTAACTGTAGTTAACACTAGTTAGAAATATACGTTAATATACTGGGACGTATATTAAGTATTTTACCCAGTGTATTCgcttgtctgtctctctgtgtgtccCTGCCTCTGTCAATCTTGCTGGCTTACCCCTCCCTCCTCCTCTCTTAATTTTTATATATTCCACTCCCTTCCTTCCCCCTCTCTCTCATACTCACATAGTACATCAAGGTATGTATAGTTCCAACCCTGCCCGTAACCACCAATTTCATGACAAAAAGTGTTTCTCGCTGTGCAATTGTAAATTCCGCTATCTGATATTTGTACATTCTGCAGTGTAAGCGTGCGTCCATTCATCACAGAACCACTTGGCGTAATCCACTGAAACTTATCAACGTTAGGAATGGCCTTTGCATTGCATGTCAATGACGTGTCATCTCCTTGTTTCACTCGTTGAACCGGAAGTGTTTCAACTTTCGGTTCATCTGatgagaaataaaataaaaaaaagaaacaagtgGTTATCTGAAGATTACACAGTGCCCATCTATTCTTGGGTGCTTTAATTGGTCTAACATCGGTTATTAAATTGCTGCGTTGTATGAGGATACCTTGTGCAGACATCCAGCTAGTCTCAAGTGCATTTTCCACAACTTTTGAATATCATtgtcaataacaaaattgttatcaatgtgACCTAACAGAAGAAATGAGTCTGTAAcagttgaaatgaaattttagatTTGTTGCTTACAAGAACGAAGAATTTTTACTCTGCCTACTTGCACAAACTCTCTCATTCAATACGTTTCCAAAGCCAATGACATGTTCAATAGCTGTACTGTTCAACGATACATTTCAAGCATATGGGTAAAGGCAAGCACTACAAGATTATTTAAGCCATTCATGTACTTGTACAAAATTATGTTCCTAAGTATATTCCAACCATGCGCTAGACATTACAAACATTTACTAATTTGCCACCGCATCTCTCTCTTGTTGAAATTTTGTGTCCTGGGTTTTTCCGATGTTGCGATCTAAAATAAACATTATGCTGGTTCAATAAGTAAAAATAATTGATAATAGAAGTACAGCTGAGATTGAAATGCTATTAATATATTTCCGCATGTCGCAACCTTGCCTTTGGTAAATTAGGTACGCATTTGGCTGATATGTCTATGCTCTAATCTTGTTCAACGTCTGGAGACACAAGTCAATTTGAACTCATTGAATGTCTAAGATCAATGTTAATGAGGAAAAGTCAGGAGAGCACGGTTGTATGTCAACGTGTTCAGCGCGGGTCGTGGGCAAAACCGTTGAATTTAACGTGCATTGGAGACATATTTTGGAGGGAcgatgttgtttgtttgttttatcggGTCAATCAACCGCTTTGACAACACCGTAACTACTATTAGATGAATAAGTCGTGATACCATAATCACTTTCAACATGAAAAGAAGCA contains the following coding sequences:
- the LOC139130206 gene encoding synaptogenesis protein syg-2-like isoform X1, translated to MSIFFPPNHTENCLTQLTKTTPGTELIVDQLLTLQCTSCSSNPPADILWYMDDREMKSSNQAEHSDGYFNGTISEEKLHINLTYKHNGRSIHCVATSRIFSGQTYESKKINLDVHYAPFPADERFTRRVAVSVGKTATLQCQMKGNPTLSMQWYDQDRSELQPDDNRRYVEEDLKELMQESTLYIQDVSNSDYGRYYCRGENKHGDVEIVIILSRISAAPDAVSNIKISVMADITTVHWTPGFNGGNDQKFYVEYVQLPEGVKKTTEEINDNELGDISVNISGLVEGSRYNITVVSKNDIGENRSSALTLLVEVTTIPAAQQFESRVYPIIGAICIVFAVLAVLTVLVIKNQRRKRKEPRERGRESHHKDPLELTPLHENVEQRTGQMHRNQGVRQQGPFDDDLTCDVIQPYKNLPNVPEQRNAPPFFTNVEEHSAVKRNEEISAKSPKLQIQSETITSRPASPESRRKSLTEDEDASCYALLENPVPLKENTSTNSNNLEKSKTNANIENANRTPTKCKLDHVETARGLFENLPSRSNVGSSLELPEGDHAATALTAEQHSYFPNDGSATEDSDGNTYDNLQGISRSSTSTASDPRPELPRKKLKANVEGLIYAELEHFGRKQPHTGRIRERQSDPVLYATIDHAKTSKIRREQQERAEHLHDDNAPGSSNNTL
- the LOC139130206 gene encoding synaptogenesis protein syg-2-like isoform X2, which gives rise to MSIFFPPNHTENCLTQLTKTTPGTELIVDQLLTLQCTSCSSNPPADILWYMDDREMKSSNQAEHSDGYFNGTISEEKLHINLTYKHNGRSIHCVATSRIFSGQTYESKKINLDVHYAPFPADERFTRRVAVSVGKTATLQCQMKGNPTLSMQWYDQDRSELQPDDNRRYVEEDLKELMQESTLYIQDVSNSDYGRYYCRGENKHGDVEIVIILSRISAPDAVSNIKISVMADITTVHWTPGFNGGNDQKFYVEYVQLPEGVKKTTEEINDNELGDISVNISGLVEGSRYNITVVSKNDIGENRSSALTLLVEVTTIPAAQQFESRVYPIIGAICIVFAVLAVLTVLVIKNQRRKRKEPRERGRESHHKDPLELTPLHENVEQRTGQMHRNQGVRQQGPFDDDLTCDVIQPYKNLPNVPEQRNAPPFFTNVEEHSAVKRNEEISAKSPKLQIQSETITSRPASPESRRKSLTEDEDASCYALLENPVPLKENTSTNSNNLEKSKTNANIENANRTPTKCKLDHVETARGLFENLPSRSNVGSSLELPEGDHAATALTAEQHSYFPNDGSATEDSDGNTYDNLQGISRSSTSTASDPRPELPRKKLKANVEGLIYAELEHFGRKQPHTGRIRERQSDPVLYATIDHAKTSKIRREQQERAEHLHDDNAPGSSNNTL